A part of Microbacterium atlanticum genomic DNA contains:
- a CDS encoding ABC transporter permease, translating to MFRYLALNLIRAAGLFVIVGFITFTVTYTDGIGIARSVLGLSASDEQVAAKAEELGLTRPLIVQYFEYLSGVIRGDLGASFLTGQTVTDALSTRIPVTLSLIIITMTLTAIISVVLGVTAALYGGWVDRVVQFLSVLGAAVPGFIIAIGLVFAFAVAVPLYPATGYIPITDGVQGWLWSLTLPVAALVIGTIASSAQQFRGSVIDALSQDYVRTLRSRGIKEGPLLFRHVLRNAAGPGLVVLSLTTLGLLGAALFIEQVFALPGIGQLIVSSAQAGDVPMVMGTVVFTMILVLVINFLADLLIGVLNPKSRIR from the coding sequence ATGTTCCGCTATCTAGCCCTCAACCTCATCCGCGCCGCCGGACTGTTCGTGATCGTCGGCTTCATCACCTTCACGGTCACGTACACCGACGGCATCGGGATCGCCCGTTCGGTGCTCGGCCTGAGCGCCTCGGATGAACAGGTGGCCGCGAAAGCGGAGGAACTGGGGCTCACCCGTCCTCTCATCGTCCAGTACTTCGAATACCTCTCCGGGGTGATCCGTGGCGACCTCGGCGCCTCCTTCCTCACCGGCCAGACTGTGACCGACGCGCTGTCCACTCGCATCCCGGTCACCCTGTCGCTGATCATCATCACGATGACGCTGACGGCGATCATCAGCGTGGTCCTCGGCGTCACCGCAGCCCTCTACGGCGGCTGGGTCGACCGTGTCGTGCAGTTCCTCTCCGTCCTCGGCGCCGCCGTTCCAGGTTTCATCATCGCCATCGGCCTGGTGTTCGCGTTCGCCGTCGCGGTTCCTCTGTATCCGGCTACCGGCTACATACCCATCACGGATGGCGTGCAAGGGTGGCTGTGGTCGCTCACGCTCCCCGTCGCCGCCCTGGTCATCGGGACGATTGCATCCTCCGCGCAACAGTTCCGCGGGTCGGTTATCGACGCGCTGTCTCAGGACTACGTCCGTACTCTGCGGTCCCGGGGTATCAAGGAGGGGCCGCTCCTCTTCCGCCACGTGCTCCGGAATGCGGCGGGCCCGGGACTTGTGGTCCTCAGCCTCACGACACTCGGACTCCTTGGTGCAGCGCTCTTCATCGAGCAGGTGTTCGCGCTGCCCGGCATCGGCCAACTGATCGTGTCGTCAGCTCAGGCCGGCGACGTCCCGATGGTGATGGGCACGGTGGTCTTCACGATGATCCTCGTCCTCGTCATCAACTTCCTCGCCGATCTGCTCATCGGCGTTCTCAACCCGAAGTCGAGGATCCGATGA
- a CDS encoding LacI family DNA-binding transcriptional regulator: MGEAPTPTVTMRAVAEAAGVSVATASRALAGRGDLSRETRERVADAARSLGYERSQSTRGRPTTLDPRLIEFVLGSFDDAWTDAMTTGAREAAFRLGFDLVLTLDRPDPSDDWPTRVATRRPSGVVIGIIKPTASQLEEIRGLRIPIVLLDPRSDPEGELASVGTTDWQGGYDAGAHLANCDVDRFAVVTGVPRYRFGRAREEGFRQAIAELRPDAEVVHVDSQWTDAPLTADLMKLVTSDKSHVGVFACNDEMALAVYRAAARAGKRIPDDVSVVGFNDEPRAAAARPPLTSVHQPLREMATRAIELTQELRRHDDPAHERIELPCTLVVRGSTRSR, from the coding sequence ATGGGCGAGGCACCGACACCGACCGTGACGATGCGAGCGGTCGCCGAAGCTGCGGGGGTCTCGGTTGCCACGGCCTCGCGCGCCCTGGCCGGCCGCGGCGATCTGAGCCGCGAGACACGCGAGCGCGTTGCAGATGCGGCACGTTCTCTGGGTTACGAGCGCTCCCAGTCGACGCGGGGGCGACCGACGACACTGGACCCACGGCTGATCGAGTTCGTGCTCGGCAGCTTCGACGACGCCTGGACCGATGCCATGACGACAGGTGCGCGTGAAGCTGCCTTCCGTCTCGGTTTCGATCTGGTGCTCACGCTCGACCGTCCCGATCCGTCAGACGATTGGCCGACCCGGGTCGCGACGCGGCGCCCGTCGGGAGTCGTCATCGGCATCATCAAGCCCACGGCAAGCCAGCTGGAGGAGATCCGCGGGCTCCGCATTCCGATCGTGCTGCTCGATCCTCGGTCCGATCCGGAAGGCGAACTGGCCAGTGTCGGCACGACGGACTGGCAAGGAGGCTACGACGCCGGCGCGCATCTCGCGAACTGCGACGTGGATCGATTCGCCGTCGTCACCGGTGTGCCTCGCTACCGCTTCGGTCGTGCGCGCGAAGAAGGCTTCCGGCAGGCCATCGCCGAGCTCCGTCCCGACGCCGAGGTGGTCCACGTCGATTCGCAATGGACGGACGCACCTTTGACCGCCGATCTCATGAAGCTCGTGACGTCGGACAAGTCGCATGTCGGCGTCTTCGCCTGCAACGATGAGATGGCCCTCGCGGTGTACCGCGCGGCGGCTCGCGCGGGCAAGCGGATACCCGACGACGTGAGCGTGGTCGGATTCAATGACGAACCGCGGGCCGCTGCAGCTCGGCCGCCACTCACCAGCGTGCATCAACCGCTGCGCGAGATGGCGACACGGGCGATCGAGCTCACCCAGGAGCTGCGCCGTCACGACGACCCGGCCCACGAGCGCATCGAGTTGCCGTGCACGCTCGTGGTGCGCGGCTCGACTCGCTCGCGCTGA
- a CDS encoding ABC transporter substrate-binding protein: MRFTRRRTAVAFAVPALALGLALTACAPSTGGGSATGAAGDTLTLGMTADIPGLSVGIQPSYQGWFADAAWDTLLICDEFGKPSAQIAEEWEYNDDKSAATLKLREDIKFSDGTDLTTEDVQAAYEFAGENNARFADLTFDVVDDYNMTITWPQPTPTLDLILCEAQISSAEYYAGDAQDTTVVGSGPYIYEPSKSTQGSTYTLTKNPDYFDSDTYPYETLVLKVFTDATAGLNALKTGQIDGILGSAATIDEAKKSDLEAVTLRGTTTRLLITDHNGEKIPALGDVRVRQAMNMVFDRDSIANDLYRGYADPAYQIFRPGSSAYLEDLTEDPYPYDVEAAKALMAEAGYADGFTLQIPFFEGQNHELLFPYVTEQLAQLNITVEQVNLTGPDAITELLSGTYPVPLWQLGNYGESLQDIKDYILPDGIWNVSHQPDETVDALWQTILTGTDEERIAAQQEINQYVIDQAWFVPMAYPDGFYLYSPDISIPTMSDFSALHPLLRDFQKN; the protein is encoded by the coding sequence ATGCGATTCACACGACGCCGCACAGCCGTCGCCTTCGCGGTGCCCGCGCTCGCCCTGGGGCTTGCGCTGACGGCCTGCGCCCCCTCCACCGGAGGCGGATCGGCCACCGGCGCAGCAGGTGACACGCTCACCCTCGGCATGACCGCCGACATCCCCGGCCTCAGTGTCGGCATCCAGCCCAGCTACCAGGGCTGGTTCGCCGACGCCGCCTGGGACACGCTTCTCATCTGCGACGAGTTCGGAAAGCCTTCCGCGCAGATCGCCGAGGAGTGGGAGTACAACGACGACAAGAGCGCCGCGACGCTCAAGCTCCGCGAGGACATCAAGTTCTCCGACGGAACGGACCTCACGACCGAAGACGTGCAGGCTGCATACGAGTTCGCCGGTGAGAACAACGCTCGTTTCGCGGACCTGACCTTCGACGTCGTCGACGACTACAACATGACGATCACCTGGCCGCAGCCCACCCCGACGCTCGACCTCATCCTGTGCGAGGCGCAGATCTCCTCCGCCGAGTACTACGCCGGCGATGCGCAGGACACGACGGTCGTCGGCAGCGGCCCGTACATCTACGAGCCCAGCAAGAGCACGCAGGGCTCCACGTACACCCTCACCAAGAACCCGGACTACTTCGACAGCGACACCTACCCGTACGAGACGCTCGTGCTGAAGGTCTTCACGGACGCGACCGCCGGCCTCAACGCGCTCAAGACCGGACAGATCGACGGCATCCTCGGCAGCGCGGCGACGATCGACGAAGCCAAGAAGTCCGACCTGGAGGCCGTTACCCTCCGCGGCACCACCACCCGCCTCCTCATCACCGACCACAACGGTGAGAAGATCCCGGCGCTCGGTGACGTCCGCGTGCGACAGGCCATGAACATGGTGTTCGACCGCGACTCGATCGCGAACGACCTTTACCGCGGCTACGCCGACCCGGCGTACCAGATCTTCCGCCCGGGCAGCAGCGCCTACCTCGAGGACCTCACCGAAGACCCCTACCCGTACGACGTGGAAGCAGCCAAGGCCCTGATGGCCGAAGCGGGCTACGCGGACGGATTCACCCTGCAGATCCCGTTCTTCGAAGGCCAGAACCACGAGCTGCTCTTCCCCTACGTGACCGAGCAGCTCGCCCAGCTCAACATCACCGTCGAGCAGGTGAACCTGACCGGTCCCGACGCGATCACCGAGCTGCTGAGCGGAACCTACCCGGTGCCGCTGTGGCAGCTGGGCAACTACGGTGAGTCGCTGCAGGACATCAAGGACTACATCCTGCCGGACGGCATCTGGAACGTGTCGCACCAGCCGGACGAGACCGTCGACGCCCTGTGGCAGACCATCCTGACCGGCACCGATGAGGAGCGGATCGCGGCTCAGCAGGAGATCAACCAGTACGTGATCGACCAGGCGTGGTTCGTGCCGATGGCCTACCCGGACGGCTTCTACCTCTACAGCCCGGACATCAGCATCCCCACGATGTCGGACTTCTCCGCGCTGCACCCGCTGCTGCGGGACTTCCAGAAGAACTAG
- a CDS encoding PKD domain-containing protein has protein sequence MGQIIAAEWDSESDGTYVAGDARKPQPIVALTTKHTFTQPGTYFVSVRVTAERDGNVGAKYALLQNIDRIRVVVTQ, from the coding sequence GTGGGCCAGATCATCGCCGCGGAGTGGGACTCCGAAAGCGACGGCACCTACGTCGCCGGCGATGCCCGCAAGCCGCAGCCGATTGTCGCACTCACGACGAAGCACACGTTCACCCAGCCCGGGACGTACTTCGTCAGCGTACGCGTGACGGCGGAGCGTGACGGCAACGTCGGCGCCAAGTACGCGCTACTCCAGAACATCGACCGCATCCGAGTCGTGGTCACGCAGTAG
- a CDS encoding dipeptide/oligopeptide/nickel ABC transporter permease/ATP-binding protein, translated as MTVDQHEIDPAADGTAALTRKSVRRNTFRSLLKNPFAVFSFVGLAILVFVAVTAPWLAPYPPNATDLASANVPPFTNGHLFGADQSGRDILSRLMWGTQATLLACVLVLGVSLILGLTSGLIAGFYRGKTEAVANFISDLIMSLPGIAVIISLYSLTGPNIPAAMTAFGVIVTPSFYRLVRSVVISVRSELYVDAAKVVGLSDFRIVGRHVLSAVRAPVIVQSSFVLATAVAILAGVDFIGLGSPNEPSWGRVLQEAFENIYLVPANIFFPALVISVTILAFVLLGNALRDTLQASNRSAALKPARRRTLARAAQDERVAGLHDLTPPQDVVLAVRGLRVGYPAAPDEVAEVVHGVDLDVRRGEVHGLVGESGSGKSQIAFSVVGILPREAVVLGGSVFFNGKDLLADKARIRRARGRQIAYVPQEPMSNLDPSFTIGAQLIYGLRAATGVSKSQARRELVALLTRVGIEDPDRVMRLYPHEISGGMAQRVLICGAVASSPELIVADEPTTALDVTVQAEVLELLRELTAERGLAMIIVTHNLGVVADLCDRVSVMKDGRIVESNDVDALFAAPEHPYTRDLLESSRKVEIMEAIGGE; from the coding sequence ATGACCGTCGACCAGCATGAAATCGACCCCGCGGCCGACGGCACGGCCGCTCTCACGCGCAAGAGCGTGCGGCGCAACACGTTCCGGTCGCTGCTCAAGAACCCGTTCGCGGTCTTCAGCTTCGTGGGCCTGGCGATCCTGGTGTTCGTCGCCGTGACAGCGCCGTGGCTTGCTCCTTACCCGCCCAACGCCACCGATCTGGCGTCGGCGAACGTGCCGCCATTCACCAATGGGCACCTGTTCGGGGCAGATCAGTCCGGGAGGGACATCCTCTCGCGACTGATGTGGGGAACCCAGGCGACCCTGCTCGCATGCGTTCTCGTGCTTGGCGTCTCACTCATCCTCGGCCTCACCTCCGGCCTGATCGCGGGCTTCTACCGGGGCAAGACGGAAGCGGTCGCGAACTTCATCTCCGACCTCATCATGTCGCTCCCCGGCATTGCAGTGATCATCTCGCTCTATTCGCTCACCGGCCCGAACATCCCCGCTGCGATGACCGCGTTCGGCGTGATCGTCACGCCGAGCTTCTACCGGCTGGTTCGTTCCGTGGTGATCAGCGTGCGATCGGAGCTGTATGTCGATGCCGCCAAGGTCGTCGGACTGTCAGACTTCCGTATCGTCGGACGTCACGTCCTCTCGGCTGTGCGCGCACCGGTCATCGTGCAGAGTTCGTTCGTGCTCGCCACGGCCGTCGCCATCCTCGCGGGCGTCGACTTCATCGGGCTCGGCAGTCCCAACGAGCCCTCCTGGGGTCGGGTGCTGCAGGAAGCGTTCGAGAACATCTACCTGGTGCCGGCGAACATCTTCTTCCCCGCGCTCGTCATCAGTGTGACCATTCTTGCCTTCGTGTTGCTCGGAAACGCGCTGCGCGACACGTTGCAAGCCTCCAACCGCAGTGCCGCGCTGAAACCCGCGCGGCGCCGTACGCTGGCGCGCGCCGCGCAGGACGAGCGTGTGGCAGGACTGCATGACCTGACCCCGCCCCAGGATGTCGTCCTCGCGGTACGAGGACTCCGGGTCGGTTATCCCGCAGCCCCGGACGAAGTGGCTGAGGTCGTCCACGGAGTCGATCTGGACGTCCGGCGCGGCGAGGTTCACGGACTCGTGGGGGAGTCCGGCTCCGGCAAGTCTCAGATCGCGTTCTCCGTGGTCGGCATCCTGCCCCGCGAGGCCGTCGTCCTCGGCGGCAGCGTCTTCTTCAACGGGAAGGATCTGCTGGCCGACAAGGCGCGCATCCGAAGAGCGCGCGGCCGGCAGATCGCTTATGTGCCGCAGGAGCCGATGTCGAATCTCGATCCGTCGTTCACGATCGGTGCGCAGCTCATCTACGGCCTCCGCGCGGCGACCGGGGTCTCGAAGTCGCAGGCTCGGCGCGAGCTCGTCGCTCTCCTCACCCGCGTGGGGATCGAGGACCCGGATCGGGTGATGCGTTTGTACCCGCACGAGATCTCGGGCGGGATGGCGCAGCGCGTGTTGATCTGTGGGGCCGTCGCGTCGTCCCCCGAGCTCATCGTCGCCGACGAGCCCACCACGGCCCTCGACGTCACGGTTCAGGCCGAAGTCCTCGAACTCCTGCGAGAGCTCACCGCCGAACGCGGACTCGCGATGATCATCGTCACGCACAATCTCGGCGTCGTCGCCGATCTGTGCGACCGAGTGAGCGTCATGAAGGACGGGCGGATCGTGGAGAGCAACGACGTCGACGCGCTGTTCGCAGCGCCCGAACACCCCTACACCCGTGACCTTCTCGAATCGTCGCGCAAGGTCGAGATCATGGAGGCGATCGGCGGTGAGTGA
- a CDS encoding alpha-L-rhamnosidase produces the protein MAELTPPAALRFEHRTDRGPVLGIASPSPRLSWTIATAPDEYVQTAYEIEVARGLTTERWVVESAEQILVPWPDLPLHSREAATVRVRVRGPEWSDWSEPATVEAGLFDADDWDARFISPVGIGALRQAAPELRGTLHVDSRVVKARLYATAHGIYTATINGAPVDDTVLAPGWTAYEHRLRTRVYDVTGLVKAGDNTLDITLGNGWWRGRFGFLGKRALYGDRLAALAQLEVTTGDGAVHVLGTDGRWRARATGILIDDIYDGQTTDLRFEPDAPFAHAVEPIDADLATLVGEDGPPMRVTEVIPAVSVTRSPTGRVLVDFGQNVVGWVRIKACGAQPGDEVVVRHAEVLEHGELAVEALRSAKATDTYFLSGSDAESLEPSLTFHGFRYAEVAGLEDLRAKDIEAVVIGSDLERTGWFTSSHALLDRFHENVVWGMRGNFLDVPTDCPQRDERLGWTGDIQIFAPTATFLFDSAGFLTSWLADLAAEQDAQGRVPHVVPDILRTDLTSAPAAAWGDAATIVPWTVWERTGDRVILERQLPSMRAWVDCVRAEAGADLIWRGGAQYGDWLDPTAPHDDASLARADPDVVATAHFARSAQIVASAADVVGDDDIAAEYSDLAARIREAFRREFVTASGRVLSDAQTVYALALNWGLIDDPTTRERAADRLADLVRASGHRIATGFVGTPIVCDALTDAGRHDVAHRLLLQTQAPSWLYPVTMGATTIWERWDSLLPDGTVNPSGMTSFNHYALGSVIDWLHRRVAGLGSTSPGFRTVAVRPIPPRALTRAAASHRTPYGMASVAWSREAGEWALEVELPVGTTGVVELPWGGGSVQIGHGRHEWRLTEPGFTEVAPQTVRDVVDDEALWSQLVSVSAAEGVIDSDVRMARLLAPFFDRPATEIGDAVWTRFWPSDSAKRALADLVGPAPDLLRNITGAIAQ, from the coding sequence ATGGCCGAACTCACCCCACCTGCCGCACTCCGATTCGAACACCGCACCGATCGTGGTCCTGTGCTGGGTATCGCCTCCCCGTCTCCCCGGCTGAGTTGGACGATCGCCACCGCCCCGGACGAGTACGTGCAGACGGCTTACGAGATCGAAGTCGCACGCGGCCTCACGACCGAGCGGTGGGTGGTGGAGTCGGCAGAGCAGATCTTGGTGCCGTGGCCCGATCTGCCACTCCACTCGCGTGAGGCGGCAACCGTGCGAGTGCGAGTTCGCGGCCCGGAGTGGAGTGACTGGAGCGAGCCTGCGACGGTCGAAGCCGGTCTGTTCGATGCAGACGACTGGGATGCACGTTTCATCTCGCCCGTCGGCATCGGCGCCCTCCGGCAGGCGGCACCGGAGTTGCGGGGGACCCTTCACGTCGATTCGCGCGTCGTCAAGGCTCGCCTGTACGCGACCGCGCACGGCATCTACACCGCAACGATCAACGGCGCCCCAGTCGATGACACGGTGCTCGCACCCGGATGGACCGCCTACGAACACCGCCTCCGCACCAGGGTGTACGACGTCACGGGGCTCGTGAAAGCCGGCGACAACACCCTGGACATCACGCTCGGCAACGGTTGGTGGCGCGGGCGATTCGGTTTCCTCGGAAAGCGGGCTCTATACGGTGATCGGCTCGCGGCGCTGGCCCAACTCGAGGTCACCACCGGCGACGGGGCCGTCCACGTGCTGGGCACCGACGGACGATGGCGAGCTCGCGCGACCGGCATCCTGATCGACGACATATACGACGGGCAGACGACGGACCTTCGATTCGAGCCTGACGCGCCATTCGCTCACGCCGTTGAGCCGATCGATGCCGACCTCGCAACGCTGGTGGGCGAGGACGGGCCCCCGATGCGAGTGACAGAAGTGATCCCCGCGGTGTCAGTGACGCGGTCGCCAACCGGTCGTGTCCTGGTCGATTTCGGTCAGAACGTCGTCGGCTGGGTGCGCATCAAGGCGTGCGGCGCCCAGCCCGGTGATGAGGTGGTGGTGCGGCACGCCGAGGTGCTCGAGCATGGCGAGCTCGCGGTGGAAGCACTTCGCAGCGCAAAGGCCACGGACACCTACTTCCTGAGCGGATCGGATGCCGAGTCGCTGGAACCGTCCCTGACGTTCCACGGGTTCCGGTATGCCGAGGTCGCGGGCCTGGAGGACCTCCGCGCGAAGGACATCGAGGCAGTCGTCATCGGCAGCGACCTCGAGCGAACGGGGTGGTTCACGTCGTCCCACGCGCTCCTCGACCGTTTCCACGAGAACGTCGTATGGGGGATGCGCGGGAACTTCCTCGACGTCCCGACCGACTGTCCGCAGCGAGACGAGCGACTGGGCTGGACAGGCGACATCCAGATTTTCGCGCCGACGGCGACATTCCTGTTCGACTCCGCCGGATTCCTGACGTCGTGGCTCGCCGATCTGGCAGCCGAGCAGGATGCGCAGGGGCGGGTTCCGCACGTCGTGCCCGACATCCTTCGCACTGATCTCACATCGGCGCCCGCTGCGGCGTGGGGCGATGCGGCGACGATCGTGCCCTGGACGGTGTGGGAGCGCACCGGAGACCGAGTGATTCTCGAGCGGCAACTTCCCAGCATGCGGGCGTGGGTCGACTGTGTGCGTGCCGAGGCGGGCGCCGACCTCATCTGGCGTGGAGGTGCCCAGTACGGGGACTGGCTGGATCCGACCGCTCCGCATGACGACGCCTCGCTGGCCAGGGCGGATCCCGACGTCGTCGCCACCGCACACTTCGCACGTTCGGCGCAGATCGTCGCATCGGCCGCCGACGTGGTCGGCGACGACGACATCGCGGCAGAGTATTCAGACCTCGCTGCGCGGATCCGGGAAGCGTTTCGGCGAGAGTTCGTCACGGCTTCCGGGCGCGTGCTCTCCGACGCGCAGACGGTGTACGCGCTGGCGCTCAACTGGGGTCTGATCGACGATCCGACAACGCGCGAAAGGGCGGCGGATCGACTCGCCGACCTCGTGCGTGCGTCGGGCCATCGCATCGCCACCGGATTCGTCGGCACGCCCATCGTGTGCGATGCGCTTACGGATGCCGGCCGCCACGATGTCGCGCATCGCCTGCTGCTGCAGACCCAGGCGCCGTCCTGGCTGTACCCCGTGACGATGGGCGCCACCACGATCTGGGAGCGATGGGACAGCCTGCTTCCCGACGGAACCGTGAACCCGAGCGGCATGACCTCGTTCAACCACTATGCACTCGGCAGCGTGATCGACTGGCTCCATCGGCGCGTCGCCGGTCTGGGATCGACGAGCCCAGGATTCCGGACGGTCGCGGTGCGTCCCATCCCGCCTCGCGCGCTCACACGTGCCGCGGCCAGCCACCGTACGCCCTACGGGATGGCCAGCGTCGCGTGGTCACGAGAGGCGGGGGAGTGGGCTCTGGAGGTCGAACTTCCTGTGGGCACGACGGGCGTCGTCGAGCTGCCGTGGGGCGGCGGGTCCGTACAGATCGGTCACGGACGCCACGAGTGGCGTCTCACGGAACCGGGGTTCACGGAGGTCGCGCCGCAGACGGTTCGCGACGTCGTCGACGACGAGGCGTTGTGGTCGCAACTCGTTTCGGTTTCCGCCGCTGAGGGCGTCATCGACTCCGATGTGCGGATGGCCCGGCTGCTTGCACCGTTCTTCGACCGCCCAGCCACCGAGATCGGCGACGCGGTGTGGACGAGATTCTGGCCGTCCGACTCCGCGAAGCGGGCGCTGGCCGATCTCGTCGGCCCCGCGCCCGACCTGTTGCGCAATATAACCGGAGCAATTGCGCAATAA
- a CDS encoding ATP-binding cassette domain-containing protein — protein MSENLLEINNLIVRYGGRRGGKTVIQDVSLGLKAGETVSLVGESGSGKTTIGRAILGLAPVTDGTISFRGQQISNISRARRRQVARDIQVIFQDPYSSLNPSMTVESILVEPLRAAGVAEGRTRVRELLDAVGLPSDAGARYPREFSGGQRQRIAIARALALEPSVIVCDEPTSALDVTTQARVLTLLDELQKATGVAYLFISHDLGVVHAISDRIAVLQGGRIVEMGDAHQVATNPQHPYTRRLQMSAPIADPPRQRARRAERIRQFSQ, from the coding sequence GTGAGTGAGAACCTGCTCGAAATCAACAACCTCATCGTCCGCTACGGCGGCCGACGTGGTGGAAAGACCGTTATTCAAGACGTATCCCTCGGCCTGAAGGCGGGCGAGACGGTGAGCCTGGTCGGAGAGTCCGGTTCCGGAAAGACGACCATCGGTCGAGCGATCCTCGGCTTGGCGCCCGTCACCGACGGCACGATCAGTTTCCGTGGTCAGCAGATCAGCAACATCTCCCGTGCTCGCCGGCGTCAGGTGGCACGAGACATCCAAGTCATATTCCAAGACCCCTACTCATCGCTGAACCCGTCGATGACCGTCGAGAGCATCCTGGTCGAACCTCTGCGTGCCGCCGGCGTCGCTGAGGGCCGGACAAGAGTCCGCGAGCTGTTGGATGCCGTTGGACTCCCGTCCGACGCCGGCGCTCGCTATCCCCGGGAGTTCTCGGGCGGTCAACGCCAGCGGATCGCGATCGCCCGTGCGCTCGCGCTCGAGCCGTCCGTCATCGTCTGCGACGAGCCCACGAGCGCGCTCGACGTGACGACGCAGGCTCGCGTGCTGACGCTCCTCGACGAGCTGCAGAAGGCGACGGGCGTCGCCTACCTGTTCATCAGCCACGACCTCGGCGTGGTCCACGCGATCAGCGATCGAATCGCCGTCCTCCAAGGCGGTCGCATCGTGGAGATGGGTGACGCGCACCAAGTGGCGACCAACCCGCAGCATCCTTACACTCGGCGCCTGCAGATGTCGGCGCCCATCGCGGACCCGCCCCGACAGCGCGCCCGCCGCGCTGAGCGAATCCGGCAGTTCAGCCAGTGA
- a CDS encoding glycoside hydrolase family 43 protein: MPEPVIGSRPVETALSAELHPIVPGFHPDPTICRVGDDYYLAHSSFEYFPGAPIFHSRDLVTWTQIGNILSRRSQFRAGESGPSTGIYGSTLRHRDGRYWFITTNVSDFDAGQLIVHATDPAGPWSDPVFVPEAIGIDPDLCWDEDGTCYLTWHVLDFTVGGQGIRQAPIDLGTGRLLEPHYPVWQGSGMPMAEGPHLYQIGDYWYIMLAEGGTERGHCVTIARGPSPRGPFESCSWNPIFTHRSSSHPVQNVGHADLVQTPDGTWAAVYLGARPRGSTPGFHVLGRETFLAGVDWVDDWPVFDEARFEIPEAGTGFAEDFTTSVLDPRWVVADSEPDAVIERVAGGGLRFRSWGSAADVLCTRVTDFAWQADAVVQGSGTVGLRLDDRHWCGVIFEDGHAQAIVQIGDVRQRIGRVEIAGDTAILRISTMPPQVAPVPFGYAGPDDVALSVVRDGEVTEIARLDGRYFSTEVAAGFTGRMLALGAPTTDGRVLSVTYRPLPD, encoded by the coding sequence ATGCCAGAACCCGTGATCGGCTCCCGGCCGGTAGAAACCGCTCTCAGTGCTGAGCTACATCCGATCGTGCCCGGGTTCCACCCGGACCCCACCATCTGCCGAGTCGGGGACGACTACTACCTCGCACATTCGAGCTTCGAATACTTCCCAGGCGCACCGATCTTCCACAGCCGAGATCTGGTGACCTGGACCCAGATCGGCAACATCCTTTCGCGCCGGTCGCAGTTCCGGGCGGGGGAGTCCGGCCCGTCGACGGGCATCTATGGGTCCACCCTGCGGCATCGTGACGGGCGCTACTGGTTCATCACGACGAACGTCAGCGACTTCGACGCCGGGCAGCTGATCGTTCACGCCACCGATCCCGCGGGACCGTGGAGCGACCCCGTGTTCGTCCCCGAGGCGATCGGCATCGACCCCGACCTCTGCTGGGACGAGGACGGTACCTGCTACCTCACTTGGCACGTGCTCGACTTCACCGTCGGCGGTCAAGGCATTCGCCAGGCGCCGATCGATCTCGGGACCGGCCGTCTCCTCGAGCCTCACTATCCGGTGTGGCAGGGAAGCGGAATGCCGATGGCCGAAGGCCCCCACCTATACCAAATCGGCGACTACTGGTACATCATGCTCGCCGAAGGCGGCACCGAGCGCGGGCACTGCGTCACGATCGCTCGCGGGCCGAGTCCGCGCGGCCCGTTCGAATCCTGCAGCTGGAATCCGATCTTCACCCATCGCAGCAGCTCCCATCCCGTGCAGAACGTGGGGCACGCCGATCTCGTCCAGACACCTGACGGGACGTGGGCCGCGGTCTACCTGGGGGCACGTCCGCGCGGATCGACACCCGGTTTCCATGTGCTCGGCCGTGAGACATTCCTCGCCGGTGTCGACTGGGTCGATGACTGGCCTGTGTTCGACGAGGCTCGATTCGAGATCCCCGAGGCGGGGACAGGCTTCGCCGAGGACTTCACGACGTCGGTACTCGATCCGCGGTGGGTCGTCGCCGACAGCGAACCCGACGCGGTTATCGAGCGGGTTGCGGGCGGCGGGCTCCGGTTCCGCTCGTGGGGATCAGCCGCCGACGTGCTCTGCACCCGAGTCACAGACTTCGCCTGGCAGGCCGACGCCGTCGTGCAGGGATCCGGCACGGTCGGGTTGCGGCTCGACGACCGCCACTGGTGCGGCGTCATCTTCGAGGACGGTCACGCGCAGGCGATCGTACAGATCGGGGATGTCCGGCAACGGATCGGCCGCGTCGAGATCGCCGGCGATACGGCCATCCTCCGTATCTCCACGATGCCGCCCCAGGTCGCACCCGTGCCCTTCGGATACGCGGGCCCTGACGACGTCGCGCTCTCGGTCGTTCGCGATGGCGAGGTGACCGAGATCGCCCGCCTTGACGGCAGGTACTTCTCCACTGAGGTCGCCGCCGGCTTCACCGGACGCATGCTCGCGCTCGGCGCGCCCACCACCGATGGCCGTGTGCTGTCTGTGACTTACCGACCTCTGCCTGACTGA